The segment AGCTTAATATGCTGGCTGTTCGTAATAGCAAGGGCCTTATGGTTCCAGTATCTAACTATATTACGAAGGAACAAACTGGTACACCATCTAGTATTACTCGTTTCGATAATGCGATGGCTGTACAAATCGGTGGCTCTCAAGCGAATGGTTATTCCTCTGGTGATGCTATTAATGCATTGAAAGAGGCGGCAGCTAAAACATTACCAGCCGGTTATACATATGACTGGGCAGGTCAATCTCGTGAAGAGTTGAAAGCTGGTTCTCAAACCATCATGATTCTTGGTTTAGGTCTAGTGTTTGTATTCTTAATTTTGGCTGCCTTGTATGAATCTTGGAAGGTACCATTTGCCGTATTGTTCTCCGTACCATCTGGTATGATTGGTGCTTCTTTAGTTCCATTCTTGTTGAACTTTACAGGTAGATATTCCTTAGCTAATGATATTTACATGCAGATTGGCCTCTTAACCCTTGTTGGTTTGGCCGCAAAAAATGCGATTTTGATCATTGAGTATGCTAAGATTCGTGTTGACAAACGTGGCATGAACGTTGTTGATGCTGCTATCGAAGCTGCAAAAATTCGTTTGCGTCCAATCTTGATGACATCCTTTGCGTTCATCCTTGGTGTATTGCCATTGGCAGTATCTACTGGTGCTGGTTCTGGTGCTCGTACATCCATGGGTATTACTGTAGTAGCAGGGATGACAACAGCAACATTGTTTGGTATCTTTATCATTCCAATGCTGTTCATCATCATTGAAACACTTGGACCTGGTTTGTTTACAAACCGCAAAAAAAATCACGACTAATCATTTACATTAGATAATTTTGTAGAATGACAAAAACACGTCACTACTTAGTAGTGGCGTGTTTTTTTATATAATTTATGATATAATAATAGAGTTAAAAATCGGATTGACGTAAGTCGATATTAAGTATGAAATTTATATAAAAGAGGTATATTATGAGTGATGTAAAAACATATGTAGCAGGTCATAAAAGCCCTGATACAGATTCTATTTGTTCTGCTATTTCCTTTGCTAATTTCTTAACACAAATGGGCACACCAGCTACTCCAGTATGTGCAGGTGAAGCAAATAAAGAAACAACATACGTATTGAATCATTTTGGTTTTGAACACCCTCAAATTGTTAAGAATTGGGAAGAATTTGCTCCAGAAGGTGGTAACTTATATTTAACAGACCACAATGAATCTAAACAAATCATTGACGGTTACAAGTCTATGAATATGTGCGGCGTTGTGGATCATCACCGCATTGGTGATTTCGAAACTGATGGTCCTGTATTTATGCGTTTAGAACCAGTAGGTTGCTCCAATACAATCATTACTAAATTGTACATGGAAAACAATCAAGAAATTCCTAAAGCTATTGCAGGCTTGATGTTGTCCGCTATCATTTCTGATACTGTTTTATTCCGTTCTCCAACATGTACTGAAACAGATAAAGAAATGGCTCATAAATTGGCAGAAATCGCTGGTGTAGATATCGAGTCCTATGGCCTTGATATGTTAAAAGCTGGTG is part of the Veillonella nakazawae genome and harbors:
- a CDS encoding manganese-dependent inorganic pyrophosphatase, with the protein product MSDVKTYVAGHKSPDTDSICSAISFANFLTQMGTPATPVCAGEANKETTYVLNHFGFEHPQIVKNWEEFAPEGGNLYLTDHNESKQIIDGYKSMNMCGVVDHHRIGDFETDGPVFMRLEPVGCSNTIITKLYMENNQEIPKAIAGLMLSAIISDTVLFRSPTCTETDKEMAHKLAEIAGVDIESYGLDMLKAGADISDLTNDDIVRTDMKEFSEAGKTISIGQISVMDTTDVLAKQGELVQALEALRSANNYDASYIMITNILDESTTLLFSGDVEAVVTKAFEKEVKDNGVFLPNTMSRKKQIVPPILGAMK